A DNA window from Vigna angularis cultivar LongXiaoDou No.4 chromosome 1, ASM1680809v1, whole genome shotgun sequence contains the following coding sequences:
- the LOC108347746 gene encoding probable E3 ubiquitin-protein ligase RHB1A isoform X1, with product MGGCCCCCSSKETVLSAPPAYYYYPRAPEEHVPLSSHQGAASSFSGRLLVDTNLDTSSPDTYRPPPAPIPFNVTFGTTQTPPAAQEIRSDKHNAPLLSTDSSAIQEPVSGDNHGTPVKMEELKESECKVQADLEIDSAKGSEIELAKPGKPVILVEEEDTCPICLEEYDAENPKLATNCDHHFHLACILEWMERSETCPVCDQVSPNNSQSLFYLHIISNMS from the exons ATGGGCGGTTGCTGCTGCTGTTGTTCTTCTAAGGAGACTGTGTTGAGCGCTCCACCTGCCTACTATTAT TATCCAAGAGCACCAGAGGAGCATGTTCCTCTATCATCTCACCAGGGTGCCGCTTCTTCTTTCTCTGGGCGACTCTTGGTTGATACTAATCTAGATACGTCATCTCCTGATACTTATAGACCTCCTCCTGCTCCTATCCCTTTCAATGTTACGTTTGGTACCACTCAAACTCCACCTGCAGCTCAAGAAATTCGTAGTGACAAGCATAATGCACCCTTGCTTTCTACAGATTCTAGTGCAATTCAAGAACCAGTATCTGGAGACAATCATGGGACCCCAGTTAAGATGGAAGAGCTGAAGGAATCAGAATGCAAAGTTCAGGCTGATCTAGAGATAGATTCTGCTAAGGGTTCTGAAATTGAACTTGCAAAGCCTGGAAAACCTGTAATTTTAGTAGAAGAGGAGGATACATGCCCAATTTGTTTAGAAG AATATGATGCAGAGAATCCAAAACTCGCAACAAATTGTGACCATCATTTTCACCTTGCATGCATTCTGGAATGGATGGAAAGAAGTGAAACTTGCCCTGTGTGCGATCAGGTTTCTCCCAATAATTCTCAATCTCTCTTCTATCTTCACATCATTTCGAATATGTCCTAA
- the LOC108347746 gene encoding probable E3 ubiquitin-protein ligase RHB1A isoform X2 codes for MGGCCCCCSSKETVLSAPPAYYYQYPRAPEEHVPLSSHQGAASSFSGRLLVDTNLDTSSPDTYRPPPAPIPFNVTFGTTQTPPAAQEIRSDKHNAPLLSTDSSAIQEPVSGDNHGTPVKMEELKESECKVQADLEIDSAKGSEIELAKPGKPVILVEEEDTCPICLEEYDAENPKLATNCDHHFHLACILEWMERSETCPVCDQDLVFNPPIE; via the exons ATGGGCGGTTGCTGCTGCTGTTGTTCTTCTAAGGAGACTGTGTTGAGCGCTCCACCTGCCTACTATTAT CAGTATCCAAGAGCACCAGAGGAGCATGTTCCTCTATCATCTCACCAGGGTGCCGCTTCTTCTTTCTCTGGGCGACTCTTGGTTGATACTAATCTAGATACGTCATCTCCTGATACTTATAGACCTCCTCCTGCTCCTATCCCTTTCAATGTTACGTTTGGTACCACTCAAACTCCACCTGCAGCTCAAGAAATTCGTAGTGACAAGCATAATGCACCCTTGCTTTCTACAGATTCTAGTGCAATTCAAGAACCAGTATCTGGAGACAATCATGGGACCCCAGTTAAGATGGAAGAGCTGAAGGAATCAGAATGCAAAGTTCAGGCTGATCTAGAGATAGATTCTGCTAAGGGTTCTGAAATTGAACTTGCAAAGCCTGGAAAACCTGTAATTTTAGTAGAAGAGGAGGATACATGCCCAATTTGTTTAGAAG AATATGATGCAGAGAATCCAAAACTCGCAACAAATTGTGACCATCATTTTCACCTTGCATGCATTCTGGAATGGATGGAAAGAAGTGAAACTTGCCCTGTGTGCGATCAG GATTTGGTTTTCAACCCTCCCATTGAATAA
- the LOC108347746 gene encoding probable E3 ubiquitin-protein ligase RHB1A isoform X3, with product MGGCCCCCSSKETVLSAPPAYYYYPRAPEEHVPLSSHQGAASSFSGRLLVDTNLDTSSPDTYRPPPAPIPFNVTFGTTQTPPAAQEIRSDKHNAPLLSTDSSAIQEPVSGDNHGTPVKMEELKESECKVQADLEIDSAKGSEIELAKPGKPVILVEEEDTCPICLEEYDAENPKLATNCDHHFHLACILEWMERSETCPVCDQDLVFNPPIE from the exons ATGGGCGGTTGCTGCTGCTGTTGTTCTTCTAAGGAGACTGTGTTGAGCGCTCCACCTGCCTACTATTAT TATCCAAGAGCACCAGAGGAGCATGTTCCTCTATCATCTCACCAGGGTGCCGCTTCTTCTTTCTCTGGGCGACTCTTGGTTGATACTAATCTAGATACGTCATCTCCTGATACTTATAGACCTCCTCCTGCTCCTATCCCTTTCAATGTTACGTTTGGTACCACTCAAACTCCACCTGCAGCTCAAGAAATTCGTAGTGACAAGCATAATGCACCCTTGCTTTCTACAGATTCTAGTGCAATTCAAGAACCAGTATCTGGAGACAATCATGGGACCCCAGTTAAGATGGAAGAGCTGAAGGAATCAGAATGCAAAGTTCAGGCTGATCTAGAGATAGATTCTGCTAAGGGTTCTGAAATTGAACTTGCAAAGCCTGGAAAACCTGTAATTTTAGTAGAAGAGGAGGATACATGCCCAATTTGTTTAGAAG AATATGATGCAGAGAATCCAAAACTCGCAACAAATTGTGACCATCATTTTCACCTTGCATGCATTCTGGAATGGATGGAAAGAAGTGAAACTTGCCCTGTGTGCGATCAG GATTTGGTTTTCAACCCTCCCATTGAATAA